A genome region from Sciurus carolinensis chromosome 19, mSciCar1.2, whole genome shotgun sequence includes the following:
- the Bhlhe40 gene encoding class E basic helix-loop-helix protein 40: MERIPSAQPPPACLPKAPVQHGDLPGMDFAHIYQVYKSRRGVKRSEDSKETYKLPHRLIEKKRRDRINECIAQLKDLLPEHLKLTTLGHLEKAVVLELTLKHVKALTNLIDQQQQKIIALQSGLQAGELGRNVEAGQEMFCSGFQTCAREVLQYLAKHENTRDLKSSQLVTHLHRVASELLQGGTSRKPSDPAPKGMDFKEKPSSLVKGLEGPGKNCVPVIQRTFAPSSGEQSGSDTDTDSGYGGESEKGDLRSEQPYFKSDHGRRFAVGDRVSTIKQESEEPPTKKSRMQLSEDGGHFANSDLISNPFLGPHPHQPPFCLPFYLIPPSATAYLPMLEKCWYPTSVPVLYPGLNASAAALTSFMNPDKISTPLLMPQRLPSPLSAHPSLDSSALLQALKQIPPLNLETKD; this comes from the exons ATGGAGCGGATCCCCAGCGCGCAACCACCCCCTGCCTGTCTGCCCAAAGCTCCAGTACAGCACGGAGACCTACCAGG AATGGATTTTGCCCACATCTACCAAGTGTACAAGTCGAGGCGGGGAGTAAAGCGGAGCGAGGACAGCAAG GAGACCTACAAATTGCCGCACCGGCTCATCGAGAAAAAGAGACGTGACCGGATTAACGAGTGCATCGCCCAGCTGAAGGATCTCCTACCCGAACATCTCAAACTTACA ACTTTGGGTCACTTGGAAAAAGCAGTAGTTCTGGAACTTACCTTGAAGCATGTGAAAGCACTAACAAACCTGATTGATCAGCAGCAGCAGAAAATCATTGCTCTGCAGAGCGGTTTACAAGCCG GTGAGCTGGGGAGAAACGTGGAAGCAGGTCAAGAGATGTTCTGCTCAGGTTTCCAGACATGTGCCCGGGAAGTGCTCCAGTACCTAGCCAAGCATGAAAACACTCGGGACCTGAAGTCTTCGCAGCTCGTCACTCACCTCCACCGCGTGGCCTCCGAGCTGCTTCAGGGTGGTACTTCCCGGAAACCATCAGATCCCGCTCCCAAAGGGATGGACTTCAAGGAGAAACCCAGCTCCCTGGTCAAAGGCTTGGAAGGCCCTGGGAAAAACTGTGTACCGGTCATCCAGCGGACATTCGCTCCCTCCAGTGGGGAGCAGAGCGGCAGTGACACGGACACAGACAGTGGCTACGGGGGAGAATCAGAGAAGGGCGACTTGCGCAGTGAGCAACCCTACTTCAAAAGCGACCATGGACGCAGGTTCGCCGTGGGAGACCGGGTCAGCACCATTAAGCAAGAATCCGAAGAACCCCCCACCAAGAAGAGCCGAATGCAGCTGTCAGAGGACGGAGGCCACTTCGCCAACAGTGACCTGATCAGCAACCCCTTCCTGGGCCCGCACCCGCACCAGCCTCCCTTTTGCCTGCCTTTCTATCTGATCCCACCGTCAGCAACTGCCTACCTGCCGATGCTGGAGAAGTGTTGGTACCCGACCTCAGTGCCAGTGCTCTACCCGGGCCTCAACGCCTCCGCCGCCGCGCTCACCAGCTTCATGAACCCAGACAAGATCTCCACGCCCTTGCTTATGCCGCAGAGACTCCCTTCTCCCTTGTCCGCCCATCCCTCCCTCGACTCTTCTGCCTTGCTCCAGGCTCTGAAGCAGATCCCCCCTTTAAACTTAGAAACCAAAGACTAA